A section of the Candidatus Anstonellales archaeon genome encodes:
- a CDS encoding ribonuclease Z, giving the protein MIRLVFLGTSAAIPSPDRNLSSIAIQKDGSVYLFDCGEGTQRQMMRYGVSYEKVVAIFITHLHLDHFLGIFGLLETRKLKGRTEKIKIFGPPGTKNLFEKEEYVEVFDILRGGKVYSDKGFCVFAFRSNHGLKYSFGYIFQESEKIRFIAEKAHAMGLKGPMFSQILQKGKLKVGNRTILLSEISYKAKGKCIVYTGDTKPLHRVPQLAKNADIIIHDATYSVERSREARERNHSTSADAARFAKKAKSKLLILTHISGRYPNPTILEDEAKRIFKNSRAAYDGMEILL; this is encoded by the coding sequence ATGATTCGCCTGGTCTTTTTAGGCACCTCAGCAGCAATACCCTCTCCCGACCGTAATCTTTCTTCCATCGCAATCCAAAAAGACGGTTCAGTCTATCTTTTTGATTGTGGAGAAGGCACTCAGAGACAGATGATGCGATACGGCGTCAGCTATGAAAAAGTCGTAGCTATATTCATAACACATCTGCACTTAGACCATTTCCTTGGAATATTTGGCTTGCTTGAAACAAGGAAGTTAAAGGGAAGGACTGAAAAAATAAAGATTTTTGGGCCGCCTGGAACCAAAAATCTCTTTGAAAAGGAAGAGTATGTGGAGGTTTTTGATATTCTAAGGGGAGGAAAAGTATATTCTGATAAAGGCTTTTGTGTTTTTGCATTTCGTTCAAATCATGGCCTTAAGTATTCATTTGGATACATCTTCCAAGAAAGCGAAAAGATAAGATTTATCGCAGAGAAAGCTCATGCCATGGGCTTAAAAGGACCGATGTTTTCACAAATACTTCAAAAAGGAAAACTAAAAGTAGGAAACAGAACAATACTCCTTTCAGAAATATCATACAAGGCAAAGGGAAAATGCATTGTGTATACTGGAGATACTAAGCCTCTCCACAGAGTGCCTCAACTAGCAAAGAATGCAGATATCATAATTCACGATGCTACTTATTCTGTTGAGCGCTCAAGAGAGGCTAGAGAAAGAAACCATTCAACCAGCGCTGATGCAGCAAGATTTGCCAAAAAGGCAAAGTCAAAACTCCTTATCCTCACCCATATAAGCGGAAGATATCCCAACCCAACCATTCTTGAAGATGAAGCAAAAAGAATATTCAAAAACAGTCGGGCAGCCTATGATGGGATGGAAATACTCCTCTAA
- a CDS encoding M42 family metallopeptidase, producing MADVGLIAKLSEAFGIPGREEGIVKVMREEFEKAGLEVEIDRFGNVIARGKEAGKRPLMFGAHMDEIGMMVKHITDKGFIKFIKVGGIDNRTLVNQRIIIQTKNGNVYGVIGSKPPHLMKEEEMKSAIDKKNLFIDVGAKSKKDAESIGICIGDPICFDMKLQKLANSRITGKALDDRIGCYILLELAKRLKGSNILFVGTAQEEVSTFGKGAKISAYNEEPSAFVAVDTSIAGDHPEVGEDEAPLKLDGGPAITFVEAGGRGNVADRKLLQDVITIAKKAKVPVQLEVIEGGATDAASVYNVRGGIPSIAICVPTRYIHSNVQVCSLKDVDRTIDLLVAVGKNLKV from the coding sequence ATGGCTGATGTTGGACTTATAGCTAAACTTTCAGAGGCATTTGGGATACCTGGAAGAGAGGAAGGGATAGTGAAAGTTATGCGTGAAGAGTTTGAAAAAGCCGGATTAGAGGTTGAGATAGATAGGTTTGGGAATGTTATTGCTCGAGGGAAGGAAGCTGGAAAAAGGCCTCTTATGTTCGGAGCACATATGGATGAGATTGGCATGATGGTAAAACATATCACTGACAAGGGATTTATAAAATTCATCAAAGTAGGAGGGATAGATAACAGAACCCTTGTAAATCAAAGAATAATAATCCAGACGAAGAACGGGAATGTTTATGGGGTAATAGGCTCAAAGCCGCCACATCTTATGAAGGAGGAGGAGATGAAATCAGCAATTGACAAAAAAAACCTCTTTATTGATGTTGGAGCTAAGAGTAAGAAAGACGCCGAAAGCATAGGAATTTGTATTGGAGACCCCATATGCTTTGATATGAAGCTCCAGAAGCTTGCAAACTCACGGATAACTGGGAAAGCGTTGGATGATAGGATAGGATGCTACATATTGCTTGAACTTGCAAAAAGACTGAAGGGTAGTAACATATTGTTTGTTGGGACAGCGCAAGAAGAAGTATCTACCTTTGGAAAGGGAGCAAAGATTTCAGCATACAATGAAGAACCATCTGCATTCGTTGCTGTTGATACTTCCATTGCTGGAGACCATCCCGAAGTCGGCGAGGATGAAGCTCCCTTAAAGTTAGATGGTGGGCCTGCCATCACATTCGTTGAAGCTGGTGGAAGAGGCAACGTTGCTGACAGAAAACTTCTCCAAGATGTTATAACTATTGCAAAAAAAGCAAAGGTTCCAGTACAACTTGAGGTCATTGAGGGGGGAGCAACGGATGCTGCAAGCGTTTATAATGTAAGAGGCGGCATTCCTTCAATAGCAATCTGCGTCCCAACTAGGTACATACATTCAAATGTTCAAGTCTGTTCTTTGAAGGATGTGGATAGGACAATTGACCTACTTGTAGCTGTTGGCAAAAATCTTAAAGTTTAA